A region of Vigna radiata var. radiata cultivar VC1973A chromosome 10, Vradiata_ver6, whole genome shotgun sequence DNA encodes the following proteins:
- the LOC106774514 gene encoding 26S proteasome non-ATPase regulatory subunit 14 homolog produces the protein MERLQRMFAGAGGALGHPPPDSPTLDSSEQVYISSLALLKMLKHGRAGVPMEVMGLMLGEFVDEYTVRVVDVFAMPQSGTGVSVEAVDHVFQTNMLDMLKQTGRPEMVVGWYHSHPGFGCWLSGVDINTQQSFEALNQRAVAVVVDPIQSVKGKVVIDAFRLINPQTMMLGQEPRQTTSNLGHLNKPSIQALIHGLNRHYYSIAINYRKNELEEKMLLNLHKKKWTDGLTLRHFDTHSKTNEQTVQEMLSLAIKYNKAVQEEDELPPEKLAIANVGRQDAKKHLEEHVSNLMSSNIVQTLGMMLDTVVF, from the exons ATGGAGAGGCTTCAGCGAATGTTCGCAGGTGCAGGTGGAGCGCTAGGTCACCCTCCCCCAGATTCCCCAACTCTCGATTCCTCCGAGCAGGTCTACATCTCCTCTCTCGCGCTCCTCAAAATGCTCAAGCACG GGAGGGCCGGGGTTCCCATGGAAGTGATGGGTTTGATGCTGGGAGAGTTCGTGGACGAGTACACCGTTCGTGTAGTTGATGTCTTCGCAATGCCGCAGAGTGGCACTGGTGTTAGTGTAGAAGCCGTTGATCATGTTTTTCAGACTAATATGCTTGATATGCTCAAGCAAACTGGACg ACCAGAGATGGTTGTCGGCTGGTACCATTCGCATCCTGGTTTTGGCTGTTGGCTCTCTGGTGTTGACATCAATACGCAACAG AGTTTTGAGGCTTTGAATCAGCGTGCAGTGGCTGTGGTTGTAGATCCAATACAAAGTGTTAAAGGCAAAGTGGTGATTGATGCTTTTCGATTGATCAATCCACAGACTATGATGCTTGGTCAAGAACCAAGGCAGACAACATCCAACCTGGGACATCTGAATAAACCATCCATTCAA GCATTGATCCATGGATTGAACCGGCATTACTACTCCATAGCCATTAACTACAGGAAAAATGAACTTGAAGAGAAGATGTTGCTTAATCTCCACAAGAAGAAATGGACTGATGGTTTGACACTTAGACATTTTGATACACATTCCAAAACTAATGAACAGACTGTACAG GAAATGCTAAGCTTAGCTATCAAATATAACAAGGCTGTTCAAGAGGAAGATGAGCTGCCTCCAGAAAAGCTCGCAATAGCTAATGTGGGAAGACAGGATGCAAAGAAGCACCTTGAAGAGCACGTCTCAAATTTGATGTCTTCCAACATCGTTCAAACTCTAGGAATGATGCTTGATACTGTTGTCTTCTAG
- the LOC106774938 gene encoding uncharacterized protein LOC106774938 isoform X2, which produces MGDALMVEREDGGASEHTQKTSKLLFKLCMKGEWEEVVRTFEKDKKAHTAKITKTGDTALHVAVTDGQYDVVGNLVKLICSETEEGKRKEALGIQNNRKNTALHFAASMGSVDMCKYIASAEASLLSMRNVDGETPLFLAALHGRKEAFLFLHYFSKNNHPEPPPDYYSNCRRHDGDTILHSAIAGDYFDLVNSVNHSGLTPLHLLANKPSVFRSGGHLGRFERIVYNAIMVKKLEVVPDCQEQRPTTDTEKISYPENYEMCVGLLRMAKKFALVVTEPLRQFHKKSPDNDEIGTERDPEALKNIAKDDGAEAKSAGSESSTLPHTLFPLNYESCVDLFKFVFMMLSVIFGTGSANINKIRRKKEKHEWSVQIMDELLKRASMYEYDDDGSVPVNILQNKDQRTHPYTFDKGGNVTWADNTEVEQHLTTKGEPKQQNNGEEKVNVKEKKTCETPILIAAKNGVTEMVEKIMESFPVAVHDMDANKKNIVLLAVENRQTYLYDLLLKKKILKESIFDKVDNEGNSALHLAAKLGDYKPWLIPGEALQMHWEIKWYLFVKESMRPHFFSRYNDKNKTPRDIFSETHRDLLKSGGEWLKKTSESCSLVAALIATVAFSTSTTVPGDFKDDTGSPTLENRPEFKAFAIASLIALCCSVTSLVMFLSILTSRYQERDFGKNLPRKLIVGLTSLFMSITSMMVCFCAGHFFILKDKLKSVAFPVYAVTCLPVTLFALAQFPLYIDLIWATFKKVPQRGYKTSLH; this is translated from the exons ATGGGTGATGCGCTGATGGTGGAAAGGGAAGATGGTGGAGCGAGTGAGCACACACAAAAAACAAGCAAGCTTTTGTTCAAACTTTGCATGAAAGGTGAGTGGGAAGAAGTGGTGAGAACGTTCGAGAAGGACAAGAAGGCTCACACGGCCAAGATAACTAAGACAGGTGACACTGCGTTGCATGTCGCCGTCACCGACGGCCAATACGACGTCGTGGGAAACCTGGTGAAGCTTATTTGCTCCGAGACGGAAGAGGGCAAGCGTAAAGAGGCACTGGGAATTCAGAACAATAGAAAAAACACGGCCTTGCATTTCGCGGCTTCGATGGGGAGCGTAGACATGTGCAAGTACATTGCTTCCGCTGAGGCTTCGTTGCTGAGTATGCGCAACGTTGATGGCGAGACCCCTCTCTTTCTGGCTGCTCTCCATGGCAGAAAAGAAGCTTTCCTTTTCCTTCACTATTTCTCTAAAAACAACCACCCAGAGCCTCCTCCTGACTACTACAGCAACTGTAGAAGACATGATGGTGACACAATTCTTCATTCTGCCATTGCCGGAGATTATTTTG ATCTTGTGAATTCAGTGAACCATAGTGGGTTAACTCCTCTTCATCTCCTGGCAAATAAGCCTTCTGTTTTCAGGAGTGGTGGCCACTTGGGACGGTTTGAAAGAATTGTTTATAATG CTATAATGGTGAAGAAGCTCGAAGTAGTACCCGATTGTCAGGAGCAACGTCCAACAACCGACACGGAAAAAATCAGTTATCCGGAAAATTACGAGATGTGTGTGGGGCTTTTgaggatggcaaaaaaattcgcCTTAGTGg TGACGGAGCCGTTGAGACAATTTCATAAAAAGTCACCGGATAATGATGAAATTGGAACAGAAAGAGACCCCGAAGCATTGAAAAATATTGCTAAAGATGATGGAGCGGAAGCAAAATCTGCAG GATCTGAAAGCAGCACCTTGCCACATACCTTATTTCCTCTGAATTACGAAAGCTGTGTAGATTTATTCAAGTTCGTATTTATGATGCTGTCGGTTATCTTTGGAACAG GGTCAGCGAACATAAATAAGATACGTCGGAAGAAGGAAAAGCACGAGTGGTCAGTTCAAATAATGGATGAACTTCTGAAGCGAGCTAGCATGTATGAGTACGATGACGATGGCAGCGTACCCGTGAATATATTGCAGAATAAAGATCAACGCACACACCCTTATACTTTTGATAAAGGGGGTAATGTTACTTGGGCTGATAACACAGAAGTGGAACAACATCTCACCACCAAAGGAGAACCCAAACAACAAAACAATG GGGAGGAAAAGGTTAACGTCAAAGAAAAGAAGACGTGTGAGACACCAATATTAATAGCTGCAAAGAACGGAGTGACAGAAATGGTGGAGAAAATCATGGAGTCGTTTCCTGTAGCTGTTCATGATATGGATGcgaataagaaaaatatagtgTTATTGGCAGTGGAGAACAGGCAAACCTACTTATATGACTTATTGCTGAAGAAGAAAATTCTGAAGGAGAGTATATTCGATAAAGTGGATAACGAAGGAAACAGTGCTTTGCACTTGGCAGCGAAGCTTGGAGACTATAAACCCTGGCTCATTCCTGGCGAAGCGCTGCAAATGCATTGGGAAATCAAGTGGTACCTG TTTGTTAAGGAATCGATGCGACCTCATTTCTTTAGTCGATACAACGATAAAAACAAGACACCAAGAGATATCTTCAGCGAGACTCACAGGGACCTTCTCAAGAGTGGTGGAGAATGGCTGAAAAAAACCTCTGAATCTTGCTCCTTGGTAGCAGCACTGATAGCTACAGTGGCATTTTCCACATCCACCACTGTCCCCGGTGACTTCAAAGACGACACCGGCTCTCCAACTCTTGAAAACAGGCCAGAATTTAAAGCCTTTGCCATCGCATCTCTCATTGCTCTTTGCTGTTCTGTTACATCACTGGTGATGTTCCTTTCCATACTCACATCTCGGTATCAAGAGCGTGATTTCGGTAAAAATCTTCCCAGGAAGCTTATAGTGGGTTTGACATCGTTGTTCATGTCCATTACGTCTATGATGGTCTGTTTCTGTGCTGGTCATTTCTTTATCCTAAAGGACAAACTCAAATCAGTTGCATTCCCTGTCTATGCTGTGACCTGCCTGCCAGTTACACTTTTTGCCTTGGCCCAATTTCCACTCTACATCGATCTCATATGGGCTACTTTTAAGAAAGTACCACAGCGTGGATATAAAACCTCTCTACATTAG
- the LOC106774938 gene encoding uncharacterized protein LOC106774938 isoform X3, producing MGDALMVEREDGGASEHTQKTSKLLFKLCMKGEWEEVVRTFEKDKKAHTAKITKTGDTALHVAVTDGQYDVVGNLVKLICSETEEGKRKEALGIQNNRKNTALHFAASMGSVDMCKYIASAEASLLSMRNVDGETPLFLAALHGRKEAFLFLHYFSKNNHPEPPPDYYSNCRRHDGDTILHSAIAGDYFVNHSGLTPLHLLANKPSVFRSGGHLGRFERIVYNAIMVKKLEVVPDCQEQRPTTDTEKISYPENYEMCVGLLRMAKKFALVVTEPLRQFHKKSPDNDEIGTERDPEALKNIAKDDGAEAKSAGSESSTLPHTLFPLNYESCVDLFKFVFMMLSVIFGTGSANINKIRRKKEKHEWSVQIMDELLKRASMYEYDDDGSVPVNILQNKDQRTHPYTFDKGGNVTWADNTEVEQHLTTKGEPKQQNNGEEKVNVKEKKTCETPILIAAKNGVTEMVEKIMESFPVAVHDMDANKKNIVLLAVENRQTYLYDLLLKKKILKESIFDKVDNEGNSALHLAAKLGDYKPWLIPGEALQMHWEIKWYLFVKESMRPHFFSRYNDKNKTPRDIFSETHRDLLKSGGEWLKKTSESCSLVAALIATVAFSTSTTVPGDFKDDTGSPTLENRPEFKAFAIASLIALCCSVTSLVMFLSILTSRYQERDFGKNLPRKLIVGLTSLFMSITSMMVCFCAGHFFILKDKLKSVAFPVYAVTCLPVTLFALAQFPLYIDLIWATFKKVPQRGYKTSLH from the exons ATGGGTGATGCGCTGATGGTGGAAAGGGAAGATGGTGGAGCGAGTGAGCACACACAAAAAACAAGCAAGCTTTTGTTCAAACTTTGCATGAAAGGTGAGTGGGAAGAAGTGGTGAGAACGTTCGAGAAGGACAAGAAGGCTCACACGGCCAAGATAACTAAGACAGGTGACACTGCGTTGCATGTCGCCGTCACCGACGGCCAATACGACGTCGTGGGAAACCTGGTGAAGCTTATTTGCTCCGAGACGGAAGAGGGCAAGCGTAAAGAGGCACTGGGAATTCAGAACAATAGAAAAAACACGGCCTTGCATTTCGCGGCTTCGATGGGGAGCGTAGACATGTGCAAGTACATTGCTTCCGCTGAGGCTTCGTTGCTGAGTATGCGCAACGTTGATGGCGAGACCCCTCTCTTTCTGGCTGCTCTCCATGGCAGAAAAGAAGCTTTCCTTTTCCTTCACTATTTCTCTAAAAACAACCACCCAGAGCCTCCTCCTGACTACTACAGCAACTGTAGAAGACATGATGGTGACACAATTCTTCATTCTGCCATTGCCGGAGATTATTTTG TGAACCATAGTGGGTTAACTCCTCTTCATCTCCTGGCAAATAAGCCTTCTGTTTTCAGGAGTGGTGGCCACTTGGGACGGTTTGAAAGAATTGTTTATAATG CTATAATGGTGAAGAAGCTCGAAGTAGTACCCGATTGTCAGGAGCAACGTCCAACAACCGACACGGAAAAAATCAGTTATCCGGAAAATTACGAGATGTGTGTGGGGCTTTTgaggatggcaaaaaaattcgcCTTAGTGg TGACGGAGCCGTTGAGACAATTTCATAAAAAGTCACCGGATAATGATGAAATTGGAACAGAAAGAGACCCCGAAGCATTGAAAAATATTGCTAAAGATGATGGAGCGGAAGCAAAATCTGCAG GATCTGAAAGCAGCACCTTGCCACATACCTTATTTCCTCTGAATTACGAAAGCTGTGTAGATTTATTCAAGTTCGTATTTATGATGCTGTCGGTTATCTTTGGAACAG GGTCAGCGAACATAAATAAGATACGTCGGAAGAAGGAAAAGCACGAGTGGTCAGTTCAAATAATGGATGAACTTCTGAAGCGAGCTAGCATGTATGAGTACGATGACGATGGCAGCGTACCCGTGAATATATTGCAGAATAAAGATCAACGCACACACCCTTATACTTTTGATAAAGGGGGTAATGTTACTTGGGCTGATAACACAGAAGTGGAACAACATCTCACCACCAAAGGAGAACCCAAACAACAAAACAATG GGGAGGAAAAGGTTAACGTCAAAGAAAAGAAGACGTGTGAGACACCAATATTAATAGCTGCAAAGAACGGAGTGACAGAAATGGTGGAGAAAATCATGGAGTCGTTTCCTGTAGCTGTTCATGATATGGATGcgaataagaaaaatatagtgTTATTGGCAGTGGAGAACAGGCAAACCTACTTATATGACTTATTGCTGAAGAAGAAAATTCTGAAGGAGAGTATATTCGATAAAGTGGATAACGAAGGAAACAGTGCTTTGCACTTGGCAGCGAAGCTTGGAGACTATAAACCCTGGCTCATTCCTGGCGAAGCGCTGCAAATGCATTGGGAAATCAAGTGGTACCTG TTTGTTAAGGAATCGATGCGACCTCATTTCTTTAGTCGATACAACGATAAAAACAAGACACCAAGAGATATCTTCAGCGAGACTCACAGGGACCTTCTCAAGAGTGGTGGAGAATGGCTGAAAAAAACCTCTGAATCTTGCTCCTTGGTAGCAGCACTGATAGCTACAGTGGCATTTTCCACATCCACCACTGTCCCCGGTGACTTCAAAGACGACACCGGCTCTCCAACTCTTGAAAACAGGCCAGAATTTAAAGCCTTTGCCATCGCATCTCTCATTGCTCTTTGCTGTTCTGTTACATCACTGGTGATGTTCCTTTCCATACTCACATCTCGGTATCAAGAGCGTGATTTCGGTAAAAATCTTCCCAGGAAGCTTATAGTGGGTTTGACATCGTTGTTCATGTCCATTACGTCTATGATGGTCTGTTTCTGTGCTGGTCATTTCTTTATCCTAAAGGACAAACTCAAATCAGTTGCATTCCCTGTCTATGCTGTGACCTGCCTGCCAGTTACACTTTTTGCCTTGGCCCAATTTCCACTCTACATCGATCTCATATGGGCTACTTTTAAGAAAGTACCACAGCGTGGATATAAAACCTCTCTACATTAG
- the LOC106774938 gene encoding uncharacterized protein LOC106774938 isoform X1, producing the protein MGDALMVEREDGGASEHTQKTSKLLFKLCMKGEWEEVVRTFEKDKKAHTAKITKTGDTALHVAVTDGQYDVVGNLVKLICSETEEGKRKEALGIQNNRKNTALHFAASMGSVDMCKYIASAEASLLSMRNVDGETPLFLAALHGRKEAFLFLHYFSKNNHPEPPPDYYSNCRRHDGDTILHSAIAGDYFDLAFQIIHLYGDLVNSVNHSGLTPLHLLANKPSVFRSGGHLGRFERIVYNAIMVKKLEVVPDCQEQRPTTDTEKISYPENYEMCVGLLRMAKKFALVVTEPLRQFHKKSPDNDEIGTERDPEALKNIAKDDGAEAKSAGSESSTLPHTLFPLNYESCVDLFKFVFMMLSVIFGTGSANINKIRRKKEKHEWSVQIMDELLKRASMYEYDDDGSVPVNILQNKDQRTHPYTFDKGGNVTWADNTEVEQHLTTKGEPKQQNNGEEKVNVKEKKTCETPILIAAKNGVTEMVEKIMESFPVAVHDMDANKKNIVLLAVENRQTYLYDLLLKKKILKESIFDKVDNEGNSALHLAAKLGDYKPWLIPGEALQMHWEIKWYLFVKESMRPHFFSRYNDKNKTPRDIFSETHRDLLKSGGEWLKKTSESCSLVAALIATVAFSTSTTVPGDFKDDTGSPTLENRPEFKAFAIASLIALCCSVTSLVMFLSILTSRYQERDFGKNLPRKLIVGLTSLFMSITSMMVCFCAGHFFILKDKLKSVAFPVYAVTCLPVTLFALAQFPLYIDLIWATFKKVPQRGYKTSLH; encoded by the exons ATGGGTGATGCGCTGATGGTGGAAAGGGAAGATGGTGGAGCGAGTGAGCACACACAAAAAACAAGCAAGCTTTTGTTCAAACTTTGCATGAAAGGTGAGTGGGAAGAAGTGGTGAGAACGTTCGAGAAGGACAAGAAGGCTCACACGGCCAAGATAACTAAGACAGGTGACACTGCGTTGCATGTCGCCGTCACCGACGGCCAATACGACGTCGTGGGAAACCTGGTGAAGCTTATTTGCTCCGAGACGGAAGAGGGCAAGCGTAAAGAGGCACTGGGAATTCAGAACAATAGAAAAAACACGGCCTTGCATTTCGCGGCTTCGATGGGGAGCGTAGACATGTGCAAGTACATTGCTTCCGCTGAGGCTTCGTTGCTGAGTATGCGCAACGTTGATGGCGAGACCCCTCTCTTTCTGGCTGCTCTCCATGGCAGAAAAGAAGCTTTCCTTTTCCTTCACTATTTCTCTAAAAACAACCACCCAGAGCCTCCTCCTGACTACTACAGCAACTGTAGAAGACATGATGGTGACACAATTCTTCATTCTGCCATTGCCGGAGATTATTTTG aTTTGGCATTccaaataattcatttatacGGAGATCTTGTGAATTCAGTGAACCATAGTGGGTTAACTCCTCTTCATCTCCTGGCAAATAAGCCTTCTGTTTTCAGGAGTGGTGGCCACTTGGGACGGTTTGAAAGAATTGTTTATAATG CTATAATGGTGAAGAAGCTCGAAGTAGTACCCGATTGTCAGGAGCAACGTCCAACAACCGACACGGAAAAAATCAGTTATCCGGAAAATTACGAGATGTGTGTGGGGCTTTTgaggatggcaaaaaaattcgcCTTAGTGg TGACGGAGCCGTTGAGACAATTTCATAAAAAGTCACCGGATAATGATGAAATTGGAACAGAAAGAGACCCCGAAGCATTGAAAAATATTGCTAAAGATGATGGAGCGGAAGCAAAATCTGCAG GATCTGAAAGCAGCACCTTGCCACATACCTTATTTCCTCTGAATTACGAAAGCTGTGTAGATTTATTCAAGTTCGTATTTATGATGCTGTCGGTTATCTTTGGAACAG GGTCAGCGAACATAAATAAGATACGTCGGAAGAAGGAAAAGCACGAGTGGTCAGTTCAAATAATGGATGAACTTCTGAAGCGAGCTAGCATGTATGAGTACGATGACGATGGCAGCGTACCCGTGAATATATTGCAGAATAAAGATCAACGCACACACCCTTATACTTTTGATAAAGGGGGTAATGTTACTTGGGCTGATAACACAGAAGTGGAACAACATCTCACCACCAAAGGAGAACCCAAACAACAAAACAATG GGGAGGAAAAGGTTAACGTCAAAGAAAAGAAGACGTGTGAGACACCAATATTAATAGCTGCAAAGAACGGAGTGACAGAAATGGTGGAGAAAATCATGGAGTCGTTTCCTGTAGCTGTTCATGATATGGATGcgaataagaaaaatatagtgTTATTGGCAGTGGAGAACAGGCAAACCTACTTATATGACTTATTGCTGAAGAAGAAAATTCTGAAGGAGAGTATATTCGATAAAGTGGATAACGAAGGAAACAGTGCTTTGCACTTGGCAGCGAAGCTTGGAGACTATAAACCCTGGCTCATTCCTGGCGAAGCGCTGCAAATGCATTGGGAAATCAAGTGGTACCTG TTTGTTAAGGAATCGATGCGACCTCATTTCTTTAGTCGATACAACGATAAAAACAAGACACCAAGAGATATCTTCAGCGAGACTCACAGGGACCTTCTCAAGAGTGGTGGAGAATGGCTGAAAAAAACCTCTGAATCTTGCTCCTTGGTAGCAGCACTGATAGCTACAGTGGCATTTTCCACATCCACCACTGTCCCCGGTGACTTCAAAGACGACACCGGCTCTCCAACTCTTGAAAACAGGCCAGAATTTAAAGCCTTTGCCATCGCATCTCTCATTGCTCTTTGCTGTTCTGTTACATCACTGGTGATGTTCCTTTCCATACTCACATCTCGGTATCAAGAGCGTGATTTCGGTAAAAATCTTCCCAGGAAGCTTATAGTGGGTTTGACATCGTTGTTCATGTCCATTACGTCTATGATGGTCTGTTTCTGTGCTGGTCATTTCTTTATCCTAAAGGACAAACTCAAATCAGTTGCATTCCCTGTCTATGCTGTGACCTGCCTGCCAGTTACACTTTTTGCCTTGGCCCAATTTCCACTCTACATCGATCTCATATGGGCTACTTTTAAGAAAGTACCACAGCGTGGATATAAAACCTCTCTACATTAG
- the LOC106774939 gene encoding protein ACCELERATED CELL DEATH 6-like: protein MSWYVYKVDFFNTIGRVKMEIPKKRLFKICMKGKWDEVVEMYKKDKKVHTARITTAGETALHVALTDGEDAVVHQLVALICFHERKEALGIQNERGNTALHMAALTGSVRTCECIASAETSLLSVRNVDGETPLFLAALHGRKEAFLYLHYIHISHTDRKASNYYSNCRRNDGDTILHSAIAGEYFDLAFQIIHLYEDLVNWVNDRGLSPLHILASKPSAFRSGSYLGLLETIVYQGIFVKELEVAPNYHRLPTEKGGYRYPQYYQTFISLLRALQKSACLGGSSIILKIRGKKEKHVWSVQVMNELLRRYEYDDDDKNPPVLIAAKNGIIEMVEKILELFPGAVHDTDADKKNIVLLAAENRHPHLYQLLLKKNNLKQTLFSKVDNNGNSALHLAARLGDHNHSLIPGAALQMQWEIKWYLFVKESMPPHFFSPYNKDYNTPRDIFVQTHQNLVKSDGDWLKKTSQSCSLVAALLATAAFYTSTTVPGGVKKCAGSPTLENTEAFNVFAMSSLIALCCSISSLVLFLSILTSRLKEQDFGKDLPLKLLFGLTSLFVSITSMLLSFCAGHPFVLTKKLKDAAVPVYGAICVPATLFALAQFPLYLDVARATFMKVPKRSSKATLL from the exons ATGTCTTGGTACGTATACAAAGTGGacttttttaatacaatagGTAGAGTAAAAATGGAAATACCAAAGAAGCGTTTGTTCAAGATTTGCATGAAAGGAAAATGGGACGAAGTGGTTGAGATGTACAAGAAGGACAAGAAAGTTCACACTGCCAGAATAACGACGGCAGGTGAAACTGCATTGCATGTAGCGCTCACCGATGGTGAAGACGCCGTCGTGCACCAACTTGTGGCACTGATTTGTTTTCATGAACGTAAAGAGGCTTTGGGAATTCAGAATGAGAGAGGGAACACAGCTTTGCACATGGCTGCTTTGACGGGGAGTGTGCGAACGTGTGAGTGCATTGCTTCTGCTGAGACTTCGTTGTTGAGTGTTCGCAACGTTGATGGTGAGACCCCTCTCTTTCTGGCTGCACTTCACGGCAGAAAAGAAGCTTTTCTGTACCTCCATTATATACATATCAGTCACACAGATCGGAAGGCTTCAAACTACTATTCAAACTGCAGAAGAAATGATGGTGATACCATTCTTCATTCTGCTATAGCTGGAGAGTATTTTG ATTTGGCGTTccaaataattcatttatatgAAGATCTAGTGAACTGGGTGAACGACCGTGGACTCTCTCCTCTTCATATCCTCGCAAGTAAGCCCTCAGCTTTTAGAAGTGGTAGTTACCTTGGACTACTAGAAACAATTGTTTATCAAG GAATATTCGTGAAGGAACTCGAAGTGGCACCAAATTACCACCGATTACCGACAGAAAAAGGAGGATACAGATATCCACAATATTATCAGACATTCATTAGCCTTTTAAGGGCGCTGCAAAAGTCAGCGTGTCTAGGTG GATCAAGCATAATACTGAAGATACGTGGGAAGAAGGAGAAACATGTGTGGTCAGTCCAAGTAATGAATGAACTTCTGAGGCGGTATGAGTATGATGACGATGACAAGAATCCCCCGGTATTGATAGCGGCAAAGAACGGTATTATAGAAATGGTAGAGAAAATCCTAGAACTGTTCCCAGGAGCTGTTCATGACACGGATGCTGACAAGAAAAACATTGTGCTACTGGCAGCAGAGAACAGACACCCGCACCTGTACCAACTCCTACTCAAGAAAAACAACCTTAAGCAAACTTTATTCAGCAAAGTGGACAATAATGGAAACAGTGCATTGCACTTAGCAGCGAGACTTGGAGATCATAACCATTCGCTCATTCCTGGGGCAGCGTTGCAAATGCAGTGGGAAATCAAGTGGTACTTG TTTGTTAAAGAATCTATGCCACCTCATTTCTTTTCACCATACAACAAGGACTACAATACTCCAAGAGACATCTTCGTACAAACACACCAGAACCTTGTCAAAAGTGACGGAGATTGGCTGAAAAAAACTTCCCAATCATGCTCCCTGGTGGCGGCACTGTTAGCCACCGCGGCCTTCTACACATCCACCACCGTCCCTGGCGGCGTGAAAAAGTGCGCGGGCTCCCCAACCCTGGAAAACACGGAAGCGTTCAACGTCTTCGCGATGTCATCACTGATTGCTCTGTGCTGTTCCATATCCTCGCTGGTGCTGTTCCTCTCCATACTCACGTCCCGGCTCAAGGAGCAAGATTTTGGTAAAGATCTTCCTCTGAAGCTGCTCTTCGGTTTGACATCGTTGTTCGTATCGATTACTTCCATGTTGCTTTCCTTCTGCGCTGGGCACCCGTTTGTGCTTACGAAAAAACTGAAAGACGCTGCAGTTCCGGTGTACGGTGCGATATGCGTGCCCGCCACACTTTTTGCGTTGGCTCAGTTTCCGCTATACTTGGATGTTGCACGAGCTACTTTTATGAAAGTGCCCAAGCGCAGCTCTAAAGCCACTCTGCTTTAG